Genomic DNA from Caldicellulosiruptor hydrothermalis 108:
GAGGGATTGTTGCCTGTACGTATTACCCCACAATCCCTGTTCGCTCGATACTTTCTGTAAAGTATCTTTGACCAATAATGTAAATAACTATTAAAGGCAGTATTACCAATAAACATCCTGCTTCTAAAACTGATGACCTCAAAAGATATATGTCGTTTGCATTTACAAGGTTGTTTAAAAGGTTCATTCTTTCGTTTAAGATTGTTAGCATCACAGAAAGAGGCAAGTTATCTGTAAAAAACATTGCCGAAAGATAATAGTCGTTCCAGTGCCAGACAATAGTGAAAAGCAACACTGTAATGATTGCACCTGTTGCATTTGGAACCATGACCCTCAAAAAAGTGGAAAATGGTCCGCACCCGTCTATCTTTGCTGCTTCTTCAAGCTCTGTCGGCATGTTTCTAAAAAACTGTCTGAATATGAATATATAAAGGCTTGAGCGAATACCCATTCCAAATGTGTTCAAAAGATAAAAGGTCCAGGGCGTGTCAAGAAGGTTTACTGTCAACGGTTTTCCTGTAAAAAGTCCTATGAGCCTGCCAAAGTAGAAGAAATCAAAGTGTCTGAACTTTACATAAAGCGGTACTATTATTGTCTGCATGGGAACGATTATAGTAAAAAGAAGTATGCCAAAAAGAATTTCTCTTTCCTTAAACCTGAACCTTGCAAAACCATAGCCCACCATCATACATATAAAGGTCTGAATAATTACAGATGGTATGAGAATTATCAAAGTGTTTTTGATAGACTGAGCATAGCCCAAGATTTCA
This window encodes:
- a CDS encoding carbohydrate ABC transporter permease, whose protein sequence is MEVATKSKSTKVARNFEMSGFGRAIFKKRLFSFLKNLFRYLFIIGMSYVLLYPVLFLISNAFRDKVDLLDPSVVWIPKHFSIESFKLANEILGYAQSIKNTLIILIPSVIIQTFICMMVGYGFARFRFKEREILFGILLFTIIVPMQTIIVPLYVKFRHFDFFYFGRLIGLFTGKPLTVNLLDTPWTFYLLNTFGMGIRSSLYIFIFRQFFRNMPTELEEAAKIDGCGPFSTFLRVMVPNATGAIITVLLFTIVWHWNDYYLSAMFFTDNLPLSVMLTILNERMNLLNNLVNANDIYLLRSSVLEAGCLLVILPLIVIYIIGQRYFTESIERTGIVG